From Pseudomonas putida, one genomic window encodes:
- a CDS encoding oxygenase MpaB family protein, with translation MEALRRRIETQVMSLTGLALGQLDLESPKGDPGLFGPHSMSWRVHGDFPSMLVGGISALMLQLLHPLALAGVWDHSNFRQDLLGRLRRTSQFISGTTFGSTRDAEWLIDKVRTIHLQVTGTSPDGRPYAASDPDLLTWVHVAEVSSFLAAHLRYRDPQLSRAEQDSYYDEIALIAERLGARNVPRSCQQVDEYLQRMRPQLHCDARSLEVIEILLQAPAPSRLAEPVGRLMLQAGIDLLPDWAQEMLGLHQSPLQRGMVRLGLNRTAPVLRWAMRDGSAHRARRRMGIE, from the coding sequence ATGGAAGCCCTACGCCGCCGCATCGAAACCCAGGTCATGAGCCTCACCGGGCTGGCCCTCGGCCAGCTCGACCTGGAATCCCCCAAAGGTGACCCTGGCCTGTTCGGCCCGCACAGCATGAGCTGGCGGGTGCACGGCGATTTCCCCAGCATGCTGGTTGGCGGTATCAGCGCCCTGATGCTGCAACTGCTGCACCCGCTGGCACTGGCGGGGGTGTGGGATCACTCCAACTTTCGCCAGGACCTGCTCGGCCGCCTGCGCCGCACCAGCCAATTCATTTCGGGCACAACATTCGGCTCGACCCGTGATGCCGAATGGCTGATCGACAAGGTCCGCACCATTCACCTGCAGGTCACCGGGACATCGCCCGATGGCCGTCCATACGCTGCCAGCGACCCCGACCTGCTGACCTGGGTCCACGTGGCCGAAGTCAGCAGCTTCCTCGCCGCCCACCTGCGCTATCGCGACCCGCAGCTGTCACGTGCCGAGCAGGATAGCTATTACGATGAGATCGCCCTGATCGCCGAACGCCTCGGCGCCCGCAATGTACCCCGCTCATGCCAGCAGGTTGACGAGTACCTGCAGCGTATGCGGCCTCAATTGCACTGCGACGCGCGCAGCCTGGAAGTGATCGAGATCCTGCTTCAGGCCCCAGCCCCGAGCCGACTTGCCGAGCCGGTTGGCAGGTTGATGCTGCAAGCGGGTATCGACCTGTTGCCGGACTGGGCCCAGGAAATGCTCGGCCTGCATCAGAGCCCGCTGCAGCGGGGCATGGTCCGGTTGGGGCTGAACCGCACCGCCCCCGTGCTGCGTTGGGCCATGCGTGACGGTTCGGCGCATCGCGCCAGAAGGCGTATGGGGATCGAGTGA
- the acs gene encoding acetate--CoA ligase, with amino-acid sequence MFDIRDYPQALAVSQSASLSSDDYSRLYRQSVEDPDTFWAEQAKRLDWIRPWSSVQHCDLKTGEARWFEGGQLNVSYNCIDRHLAQRGGQTALLWEGDDPADSKAITYQELHRQVCRLANALKARGVHKGDRVCIYMPMIPEAAYAMLACTRIGAIHSVVFGGFSPDALRDRILDADCRTVITADEGVRGGKRIPLKQNVDKALASCPDVSSVVVVRRTGTDVAWSEGRDLWYDQATENAGDDCPPEPMEAEDPLFILYTSGSTGKPKGVLHTTAGYLLQAAMTFKVVFDYRDGEVFWCTADVGWVTGHSYIVYGPLANGAVSLMFEGVPNYPDSSRFWQVVDKHKVNIFYTAPTALRALMREGSGPLQGTSRKSLRLLGSVGEPINPEAWEWYFEQVGQKRCPIVDTWWQTETGGIMLTPLPGTQKLKPGCATQPMFGVQPVLLDDKGKLIEGPGAGLLAIKASWPGQIRSVYGDHQRMVDTYFKPMPGYYFTGDGARRDADGDYWITGRIDDVINVSGHRIGTAEVESALVLHESVAEAAVVGYPHDLKGQGVYAFVTTMNGVTPDDALQAELLALVSKEIGSFAKPELIQWAPALPKTRSGKIMRRILRKIACNELDTLGDTSTLADPSVVQGLIDKRLNQ; translated from the coding sequence ATGTTCGATATCCGCGACTATCCCCAGGCCCTGGCCGTCAGCCAGTCCGCCAGCCTCTCTTCCGACGACTACAGCCGCCTCTACCGCCAGTCGGTTGAAGACCCCGACACCTTCTGGGCAGAACAGGCCAAGCGTCTGGACTGGATCAGACCGTGGTCCAGCGTACAGCACTGCGACCTCAAGACCGGCGAAGCCCGCTGGTTCGAAGGTGGCCAACTGAACGTCAGCTACAACTGCATCGATCGCCACCTGGCCCAGCGCGGCGGGCAGACCGCCCTGTTGTGGGAAGGCGACGACCCCGCGGACTCCAAGGCCATCACCTATCAAGAGCTGCACCGCCAGGTCTGCCGCTTGGCCAATGCGCTCAAGGCACGTGGCGTGCACAAAGGCGACCGGGTATGCATCTATATGCCGATGATCCCCGAAGCCGCCTACGCCATGCTTGCCTGCACGCGCATCGGCGCGATTCACTCGGTGGTGTTCGGCGGCTTCTCGCCGGATGCGTTGCGCGACCGAATTCTCGATGCTGACTGCCGCACCGTGATCACCGCCGACGAGGGCGTGCGCGGCGGCAAACGCATCCCGCTCAAGCAGAATGTCGACAAGGCATTGGCCAGTTGCCCCGACGTCAGCAGCGTAGTGGTAGTGCGCCGTACGGGCACCGATGTCGCCTGGAGCGAAGGCCGCGACCTCTGGTACGACCAGGCGACGGAAAACGCGGGTGACGACTGCCCACCTGAACCCATGGAGGCCGAAGACCCGCTGTTCATCCTTTACACCTCCGGCAGCACCGGTAAGCCCAAGGGCGTGCTGCACACCACTGCCGGTTACCTGCTGCAGGCCGCTATGACCTTCAAGGTGGTGTTCGACTACCGTGACGGCGAGGTGTTCTGGTGCACCGCCGACGTGGGCTGGGTCACCGGCCACAGTTACATCGTCTATGGCCCGCTGGCCAACGGCGCGGTTTCACTGATGTTCGAGGGCGTTCCCAACTACCCCGACAGCTCCCGGTTCTGGCAGGTGGTGGACAAGCACAAGGTCAATATCTTCTATACCGCACCCACCGCCCTGCGCGCACTGATGCGTGAAGGCTCTGGCCCGTTGCAGGGCACATCGCGCAAGAGCCTGCGCCTGCTCGGTAGCGTCGGCGAGCCGATCAACCCAGAGGCGTGGGAATGGTACTTCGAGCAAGTCGGCCAAAAACGCTGCCCTATCGTCGACACCTGGTGGCAGACCGAAACCGGCGGCATCATGCTCACCCCGCTGCCCGGCACGCAGAAGCTCAAGCCCGGTTGTGCGACCCAACCCATGTTTGGTGTGCAGCCGGTGCTGCTGGATGACAAAGGCAAGCTGATCGAAGGCCCCGGCGCCGGCCTGCTGGCGATAAAGGCCAGTTGGCCGGGGCAGATCCGCAGCGTCTACGGCGACCACCAACGCATGGTAGACACCTACTTCAAACCCATGCCCGGCTATTACTTCACCGGCGACGGCGCCCGCCGCGATGCCGATGGCGATTACTGGATCACTGGCCGCATCGATGATGTGATCAACGTTTCCGGTCACCGCATCGGCACCGCCGAAGTGGAAAGCGCCTTGGTATTGCACGAAAGCGTCGCCGAGGCCGCAGTGGTCGGTTACCCCCATGACCTCAAGGGTCAGGGTGTGTATGCCTTCGTGACGACCATGAATGGCGTGACGCCGGACGATGCCCTGCAGGCCGAACTGCTGGCACTGGTCAGCAAAGAGATCGGCAGTTTCGCCAAACCCGAGCTGATCCAGTGGGCGCCGGCCTTGCCCAAGACCCGCTCGGGCAAGATCATGCGGCGTATACTGCGCAAGATTGCCTGCAACGAGCTCGACACCCTGGGCGATACCTCGACCCTGGCTGACCCGAGCGTGGTGCAGGGGTTGATCGACAAACGCCTCAACCAATAG
- the pgi gene encoding glucose-6-phosphate isomerase: protein MAYYRTPHDVTALPAWQALQQHRDAMQDFSMREAFAADPKRFDEFSLSCCGLFLDYSKNLINEQSRDLLVQLAEHVGLQDAIKSMFSGEIINASEGRPVLHTALRRPVGDKLSVNGVNVMPEVHKVLNQITELVGRIHDGLWRGYSEKPITDVVNIGIGGSFLGPELVSEALLPYAQRGVRCHYLANIDGSEFHELSANLRAETTLFIVSSKSFNTLETLKNAMAARTWYLAQGGSEAELYRHFIAVSSNKAAAVAFGIREENIFPMWDWVGGRYSLWSAIGLPIALAIGTANFKELLSGAYTMDQHFQTAPFEKNMPVLLALLGVWYGNFWGARSHAILPYDHYLRNITKHLQQLDMESNGKSVLTDGTPVKTDTGPVIWGGVGCNGQHAYHQLLHQGTQLIPADFIVPVVSFNPVADHHQWLYANCLSQSQALMLGKTREEAEAELRQKGLNEADIEKLAPHKVIPGNRPSNTLVVERISPRRLGALVAMYEHKVFVQSVIWGINAFDQWGVELGKELGKGVYQRIVGSLEDSAEDGSTQGLINYFRGRHRG, encoded by the coding sequence ATGGCGTATTACCGGACACCCCATGATGTTACGGCCCTGCCAGCCTGGCAGGCCCTTCAGCAGCACCGCGACGCCATGCAGGATTTCAGCATGCGCGAAGCCTTCGCCGCCGACCCCAAGCGCTTCGATGAATTCTCCCTGAGCTGCTGCGGCCTGTTCCTCGACTACTCGAAAAACCTGATCAACGAACAAAGCCGCGACCTGCTGGTGCAGTTGGCCGAACACGTCGGCCTGCAGGATGCGATCAAGTCGATGTTCAGCGGCGAAATCATCAACGCCTCCGAAGGCCGCCCGGTGCTGCACACCGCCCTGCGCCGCCCGGTGGGTGACAAGCTCAGCGTCAACGGCGTCAACGTGATGCCCGAGGTGCACAAGGTACTCAACCAGATCACTGAGCTGGTGGGGCGTATCCACGACGGGCTATGGCGTGGCTACAGTGAGAAGCCGATCACCGACGTGGTCAACATTGGCATCGGCGGCTCTTTCCTGGGCCCAGAGCTGGTTTCCGAGGCGCTGCTGCCCTACGCCCAGCGAGGCGTGCGCTGCCACTACCTGGCCAATATCGACGGCAGTGAATTCCATGAGCTGTCGGCCAACCTGCGTGCCGAAACCACCTTGTTCATCGTCTCGTCCAAGTCGTTCAACACCCTCGAGACCCTGAAGAACGCCATGGCCGCACGTACCTGGTACCTGGCCCAGGGCGGTTCGGAAGCAGAGCTGTATCGCCACTTCATCGCCGTTTCCAGCAACAAGGCTGCCGCCGTGGCCTTCGGTATCCGCGAAGAAAACATCTTCCCCATGTGGGACTGGGTCGGCGGGCGCTATTCGCTGTGGTCGGCCATCGGCCTGCCGATTGCCCTGGCCATCGGGACCGCCAACTTCAAGGAACTGCTGTCGGGTGCCTACACCATGGACCAGCACTTCCAGACCGCGCCGTTCGAGAAGAACATGCCGGTGCTGCTGGCCCTGCTGGGCGTCTGGTACGGTAATTTCTGGGGTGCCCGCAGCCACGCGATCCTCCCCTACGATCACTACCTGCGCAACATCACCAAACACCTGCAGCAGCTGGACATGGAATCCAACGGCAAGAGCGTGCTGACCGACGGTACGCCAGTGAAGACCGATACCGGCCCGGTCATCTGGGGTGGCGTCGGCTGCAATGGCCAGCACGCCTACCACCAGTTGCTGCACCAGGGCACCCAGCTGATCCCGGCCGACTTCATCGTCCCGGTGGTGAGCTTCAACCCGGTCGCCGACCACCATCAGTGGCTGTACGCCAACTGCCTGTCGCAAAGCCAGGCGCTGATGCTGGGCAAGACACGTGAAGAGGCAGAGGCCGAATTACGTCAAAAAGGCCTGAATGAAGCCGACATCGAAAAACTCGCGCCGCACAAGGTGATCCCGGGCAACCGCCCGAGCAACACCCTTGTGGTCGAACGCATCAGCCCGCGTCGCCTTGGCGCGCTGGTGGCGATGTATGAGCACAAGGTGTTCGTGCAGAGCGTGATCTGGGGTATCAACGCCTTCGACCAGTGGGGCGTGGAACTGGGCAAGGAGCTGGGCAAGGGTGTCTACCAGCGTATCGTCGGCAGCCTGGAAGACAGCGCCGAAGACGGTTCCACCCAGGGCCTGATCAACTACTTCCGCGGTCGTCACCGCGGCTGA
- the panC gene encoding pantoate--beta-alanine ligase, with translation MNTVNTVRELRAAIARARGEGKRIGFVPTMGNLHSGHAALVTKAAQRADFVVASIFVNPLQFGANEDLDKYPRTLAADQERLLQAGCDLLFAPTVEEMYPDGMAVQTRVSVPNLSEGLCGASRPGHFEGVATVVSKLFNMVQPDLAVFGEKDYQQLAVIRAMVRDLNMPIQIIGEPTVRAEDGLALSSRNGYLTAEQRATAPVVYRTLKHIGDAISRGQRDFAALVAEGQDQLAAAGLRPDYLQVRHALTLRPAMIDDRDLVILVAAYLGNTRLIDNLYVHLDEPTA, from the coding sequence ATGAACACAGTCAATACCGTCCGTGAACTGCGCGCGGCCATCGCTCGCGCCCGTGGCGAGGGCAAGCGTATCGGCTTCGTGCCAACCATGGGCAACCTGCACAGCGGCCATGCTGCGCTGGTGACCAAAGCGGCCCAACGTGCCGACTTCGTCGTTGCCAGCATCTTCGTCAACCCGCTTCAGTTCGGCGCCAACGAAGACCTCGACAAGTACCCTCGCACCCTTGCCGCCGATCAGGAGCGCCTGCTCCAGGCGGGTTGCGATCTGCTGTTCGCCCCTACTGTGGAAGAGATGTACCCAGACGGCATGGCCGTGCAGACCCGCGTCAGCGTGCCGAACCTCTCCGAAGGCCTGTGTGGCGCAAGCCGTCCGGGGCATTTCGAGGGCGTAGCGACCGTGGTCAGCAAGCTGTTCAACATGGTGCAGCCTGATCTCGCGGTATTCGGCGAAAAGGACTACCAGCAACTGGCAGTGATTCGCGCCATGGTGCGCGACCTGAACATGCCGATCCAGATCATCGGCGAGCCGACCGTGCGCGCCGAAGATGGCCTGGCGCTGTCGTCACGCAATGGTTACCTGACGGCCGAACAGCGGGCTACCGCGCCGGTGGTCTACCGCACGCTCAAGCACATCGGGGACGCCATCAGCCGTGGCCAACGCGACTTTGCCGCGCTGGTTGCCGAGGGCCAGGATCAGCTGGCAGCAGCCGGCCTGCGCCCGGACTACCTGCAGGTACGCCATGCGCTGACCCTTCGCCCAGCGATGATCGACGACCGTGACCTGGTGATTCTGGTTGCCGCCTACCTGGGGAACACGCGGCTTATCGACAACCTTTATGTGCACCTGGACGAACCGACCGCGTGA
- the panB gene encoding 3-methyl-2-oxobutanoate hydroxymethyltransferase — protein sequence MPDVTLTTLHGLKAKGEKITMLTCYDATFAKAASQAGVEVLLVGDSLGMVLQGHDSTLPVTTAEMAYHTACVKRGNEGALILADLPFMAHATPEQAFANCAMLMQAGAHMIKLEGAAWLAETIRLLAERGVPVCAHMGLTPQTVNVLGGYKVQGRQEAQARQMRADAIALEQAGAAMLLLECVPAELAAEITQAVSIPVIGIGAGSATDGQVLVLHDMLGLSLSGRVPKFVKNFMVGQPDIASALAAYVKAVKDVSFPASEHGFSA from the coding sequence ATGCCTGACGTAACCCTGACCACCCTGCACGGCCTCAAGGCCAAGGGTGAAAAGATCACCATGCTGACCTGCTACGACGCCACCTTTGCCAAGGCTGCCAGCCAGGCCGGCGTCGAAGTGTTGCTGGTGGGCGACTCCCTGGGGATGGTCCTGCAGGGCCATGACAGCACGCTGCCCGTCACCACGGCGGAAATGGCCTACCACACCGCCTGCGTCAAACGCGGCAACGAGGGTGCGCTGATTCTTGCCGACCTGCCGTTCATGGCCCACGCCACCCCCGAGCAGGCCTTCGCCAACTGCGCCATGCTGATGCAGGCTGGCGCCCACATGATCAAGCTTGAAGGCGCTGCGTGGCTGGCCGAGACCATTCGCCTGCTGGCCGAGCGCGGCGTGCCGGTGTGCGCGCACATGGGCCTGACCCCGCAAACCGTCAACGTTCTGGGCGGTTATAAAGTGCAGGGGCGCCAGGAAGCCCAGGCGCGGCAGATGCGCGCTGATGCCATCGCGCTGGAACAGGCCGGCGCCGCCATGCTGCTGCTCGAATGCGTACCTGCCGAACTGGCCGCCGAGATTACCCAGGCCGTGAGTATCCCGGTGATCGGCATCGGTGCCGGCAGCGCTACCGACGGCCAGGTGCTGGTCCTGCACGACATGCTGGGCTTGTCCCTGAGCGGCCGGGTGCCGAAGTTCGTGAAAAACTTCATGGTCGGCCAGCCAGACATCGCGAGCGCACTTGCCGCCTACGTCAAGGCGGTCAAAGACGTGAGCTTCCCAGCGAGTGAGCACGGATTCAGCGCATGA
- the folK gene encoding 2-amino-4-hydroxy-6-hydroxymethyldihydropteridine diphosphokinase, whose protein sequence is MTTRAYIGLGSNLDAPAEQLGNALQALDRVANTRLVAASALYTSDSLLPGQPRYTNAVAALDTSLAPLDLLDALQAIENEQGRVRKERWGPRTLDLDILLFGDHVIDVPRLQVPHYHMHARPFVLYPLAELVADDFHLADGRPLAQLLQACPFVGLERL, encoded by the coding sequence GTGACCACTCGCGCCTACATCGGCCTTGGTAGCAACCTGGATGCGCCTGCCGAGCAACTGGGCAACGCCCTGCAGGCGCTGGACCGGGTGGCGAACACCCGCCTGGTGGCGGCGTCTGCCCTGTACACCAGCGACTCCCTGCTGCCTGGCCAGCCGCGTTACACCAACGCCGTCGCTGCCCTGGACACCTCGCTCGCCCCCCTGGACCTGCTGGACGCCCTGCAAGCCATCGAAAACGAACAGGGCCGTGTGCGCAAGGAACGCTGGGGCCCACGCACGCTCGACCTGGACATCTTGCTGTTCGGCGACCACGTCATCGATGTGCCACGCCTGCAGGTGCCGCACTACCACATGCATGCCCGCCCCTTCGTGCTGTACCCACTGGCCGAGCTGGTGGCAGACGATTTTCACCTGGCCGACGGGCGCCCGCTTGCCCAGTTGCTCCAAGCCTGCCCGTTCGTTGGCCTGGAACGCCTGTAG
- a CDS encoding polynucleotide adenylyltransferase PcnB: MLKKLFQSFRPPVPGQHHKRTTPEVINKSQHSLQRHQFSRHAVNIVERLQGAGYQAYLVGGCVRDLMLGITPKDFDVATSATPEQVRAEFRNARIIGRRFKLVHVHFGREIIEVATFRAPHSEDDQGDSHRSSHNASGRILRDNVYGSLEEDAQRRDFTINALYYDPVSERILDYANGVHDVRNRLLRLIGDPTHRYQEDPVRMLRAVRFAAKLDFGIEKHTYQPIRGLAPLLREIPPARLFEECLKLFLSGQGAIVFEMLVDLALFEPLFPASAHALEERPTYTHTLISQALSNTDLRIKQGKPVTPAFLFAALLWPALPSRVLHLQNQGVPPIPAMNGAAHDLIAEQCARIAIPKRFTLPIREIWDMQERLPRRSGKRADVLLDNPRFRAGYDFLLLRESAGEETDDLGQWWTDYQDANDAERREMIRELGSRDEGTGAGPRKRKRSSSKRKRGGDEAFE; the protein is encoded by the coding sequence ATGCTGAAGAAGCTGTTCCAGTCTTTCCGCCCTCCCGTACCGGGCCAGCACCACAAGCGCACCACGCCTGAGGTGATCAACAAGAGCCAACACTCGCTGCAGCGCCACCAGTTCAGCCGCCATGCGGTGAATATCGTCGAGCGCCTGCAAGGCGCGGGCTACCAGGCCTACCTGGTCGGTGGTTGCGTACGCGACCTGATGCTGGGCATCACGCCCAAGGACTTCGACGTCGCCACCAGCGCAACACCTGAGCAGGTACGTGCCGAGTTCCGCAATGCGCGCATCATCGGCCGTCGCTTCAAGCTGGTTCACGTGCATTTCGGCCGTGAAATCATCGAAGTCGCGACCTTCCGTGCCCCTCACTCCGAAGACGACCAAGGTGACAGCCACCGCTCGTCGCACAATGCCAGTGGCCGCATTCTGCGCGACAACGTATACGGCAGCCTGGAAGAGGACGCGCAACGCCGCGACTTCACCATCAACGCCCTGTACTACGACCCGGTCAGCGAACGCATCCTCGATTACGCCAACGGCGTGCATGACGTACGCAACCGCCTGCTGCGCCTGATCGGTGATCCGACGCATCGCTACCAGGAAGACCCGGTACGCATGCTGCGCGCGGTGCGTTTCGCCGCCAAGCTCGACTTCGGCATCGAAAAGCACACTTACCAGCCGATCCGCGGCCTGGCGCCGCTGCTGCGCGAAATCCCGCCTGCGCGGCTATTCGAGGAGTGCCTCAAGCTGTTCCTGTCCGGGCAAGGCGCGATCGTCTTCGAGATGCTGGTAGACCTGGCGTTGTTCGAGCCGCTGTTCCCGGCCAGTGCGCATGCACTGGAAGAGCGCCCGACCTACACCCATACCCTGATCAGCCAGGCCCTGAGCAACACTGACCTGCGTATCAAGCAAGGCAAACCGGTGACCCCGGCCTTCCTGTTCGCCGCCCTGCTCTGGCCAGCACTGCCAAGCCGCGTTCTGCACCTGCAAAACCAGGGCGTGCCGCCGATCCCGGCGATGAATGGCGCAGCCCACGACCTGATTGCCGAACAGTGTGCACGCATTGCCATTCCAAAGCGTTTCACCCTGCCCATCCGCGAGATCTGGGACATGCAGGAGCGCCTGCCGCGCCGCAGCGGCAAACGTGCCGACGTGCTGCTCGACAACCCACGCTTCCGCGCCGGCTACGATTTCCTCCTGCTGCGTGAGAGCGCAGGCGAAGAAACCGATGACCTCGGCCAGTGGTGGACCGATTACCAGGACGCCAACGACGCCGAGCGCCGCGAGATGATCCGCGAGCTGGGCAGCCGCGATGAAGGCACCGGCGCCGGCCCACGCAAGCGCAAGCGCAGCTCCAGCAAGCGTAAACGTGGTGGCGATGAGGCGTTCGAGTGA